Proteins encoded within one genomic window of Mycolicibacterium aubagnense:
- a CDS encoding 4a-hydroxytetrahydrobiopterin dehydratase encodes MAVLTDEQVDAALPEGWERADGALRRSVKFPAFLDGIDAVRRVAVHAEAKGHHPDIDIRWRTVTFVLVTHSEGGITDKDVAMAEDINGLV; translated from the coding sequence ATGGCCGTCCTCACCGATGAACAAGTAGACGCCGCACTGCCCGAGGGATGGGAACGAGCCGACGGCGCCCTACGCAGGTCCGTGAAGTTCCCGGCGTTTCTCGACGGGATCGATGCGGTCCGCCGGGTGGCGGTCCACGCCGAAGCCAAGGGTCACCATCCGGACATCGATATCCGTTGGCGGACAGTCACTTTCGTCCTGGTTACGCATTCCGAAGGCGGCATCACCGACAAGGATGTCGCGATGGCCGAGGACATCAACGGGCTCGTCTAG
- a CDS encoding mannosyltransferase has product MTDRYSRAINTATRSVLRWAPLMLALSVAARFAWTYLVPNGANFVDLHVYVGGAATLGSGHPLYDYVYADQTPDFPLPFTYPPFAAVLFYPLHFVPFGLLAFCWQVGIIGALYGVVWISLRLIGLSDPAHRLAMTWTAVGIWTEPLRSTFDYGQINVVLVLGVLYAVYSTRWWWSGLLVGVAAGVKLTPAVTGLYFLGVRRWGVVIFAALTFVGTVLVSWLVLRDQALYYFTDLLGDANRIGPVATSFNQSWRGAISRIVGHDAGFEPAVVIAVVLTAVLAVFAWRAVYGPDRPDRLGALLVVQLFGLLFSPISWTHHWVWLIPLMMWLWHGPFAALRSARALRWTWLVLMIVGVPWLLSFAQPTIWVISRPWYLAWAGLIYPVMTVATLGWMARRAR; this is encoded by the coding sequence GTGACCGACCGTTACAGTCGTGCGATAAACACCGCCACGCGATCGGTCCTCCGCTGGGCGCCACTGATGCTGGCGCTCAGCGTCGCTGCGCGCTTCGCCTGGACCTATCTGGTGCCCAACGGGGCCAACTTCGTCGACCTCCACGTCTACGTCGGCGGCGCGGCGACGCTCGGCAGCGGCCACCCGCTGTATGACTACGTCTACGCCGACCAGACCCCGGACTTCCCGTTACCGTTCACCTATCCGCCGTTCGCGGCTGTGCTGTTCTATCCGCTGCACTTCGTGCCGTTCGGTTTGCTGGCGTTCTGCTGGCAGGTTGGCATCATCGGTGCGCTCTATGGCGTGGTGTGGATCAGCCTGCGGCTCATCGGATTATCGGATCCCGCGCACCGGCTGGCCATGACGTGGACGGCCGTCGGCATCTGGACCGAGCCGTTGCGCAGCACGTTCGACTACGGGCAGATCAACGTCGTCCTCGTGCTGGGCGTGCTCTACGCGGTCTACAGCACCCGCTGGTGGTGGTCCGGTCTGCTGGTCGGCGTGGCGGCCGGAGTGAAGCTGACGCCGGCGGTGACCGGGCTCTATTTCCTCGGCGTCCGCCGCTGGGGAGTGGTGATCTTCGCGGCCCTCACGTTCGTCGGCACGGTATTGGTGTCGTGGCTGGTGCTGCGCGATCAGGCGCTCTACTACTTCACCGACCTACTGGGCGACGCCAATCGGATCGGCCCGGTCGCAACGTCGTTCAACCAGTCCTGGCGCGGCGCGATCTCGCGCATCGTCGGGCACGACGCCGGTTTCGAGCCCGCCGTGGTGATCGCGGTGGTGCTGACCGCGGTGCTGGCCGTGTTCGCCTGGCGCGCGGTCTACGGTCCCGATCGGCCCGATCGGCTGGGCGCACTGCTCGTCGTGCAGTTGTTCGGGCTTCTCTTCTCGCCGATCTCGTGGACCCACCACTGGGTGTGGCTGATCCCGCTCATGATGTGGCTGTGGCACGGGCCGTTTGCGGCGCTGCGTTCCGCGCGGGCTTTGCGGTGGACCTGGCTGGTGCTGATGATCGTCGGGGTGCCGTGGCTGCTGAGTTTCGCGCAGCCGACGATCTGGGTGATCAGCCGCCCGTGGTACCTGGCATGGGCGGGGCTGATCTACCCCGTGATGACGGTGGCGACGCTCGGCTGGATGGCGAGACGAGCCCGCTAG
- a CDS encoding nuclear transport factor 2-like protein translates to MSEVVTRLMEANLLAVFDERDPQRRAAAIAKTYAEDVKWIDDDGVAIGHDQLNAKAAELQEKLTGLRFAKAGPVRQTRGLGILAWEVRAAGEVAVASGLDVAEIVDDRIVRLWTVLNSRE, encoded by the coding sequence ATGAGTGAAGTCGTCACCCGCCTAATGGAAGCGAACCTGCTGGCCGTGTTCGACGAGCGCGACCCGCAGCGGCGTGCGGCTGCGATTGCCAAGACCTACGCCGAGGATGTGAAGTGGATCGATGACGATGGTGTCGCCATCGGCCACGACCAACTGAACGCCAAGGCCGCTGAACTGCAGGAAAAGTTGACCGGTCTGCGTTTCGCGAAGGCTGGCCCGGTTCGCCAGACGCGTGGCCTGGGCATCCTGGCGTGGGAAGTTCGCGCCGCGGGCGAGGTCGCGGTGGCGTCGGGTCTTGACGTCGCCGAGATAGTCGATGACCGCATCGTTCGGTTGTGGACGGTGCTGAACAGTCGGGAATAG
- a CDS encoding Rv1157c family protein, whose amino-acid sequence MQSRKLFVALGASVALAINAATAAHADPASPLPLPLPIDGLQAPGLPAMQTLAPVIQQAAADPAGAAELLMAAARAFAGNKAAPSDSKNLANAVNQFAADPASAHVPAPGAVPGAEAHLPAGIDPAHAVGPVAEAAPAPAPEAAPAPAPEAAPAPAAAPAPAAAPAPAPAPAPAPDATPAAAPVTQAAATVAAPAPAAAPAPAAAPAAAGAFGPGTPITQDFMYPSISNGCLADGGNVLATAISVAGPAKIPTPGPGPGQTAYVFTAVGTPGPAAEQKLPLNVTWVNLTTGKSGSATLKPQADINPQGPTTLTAIVDTGSGSIMSTIFGQVTTTEKQCQFMPTIGSSVVP is encoded by the coding sequence ATGCAATCGAGGAAGCTGTTCGTCGCACTCGGCGCATCCGTCGCACTCGCGATCAACGCGGCCACTGCCGCCCACGCTGATCCGGCGTCGCCACTGCCGTTGCCGCTGCCCATCGATGGTTTGCAGGCCCCTGGCCTGCCGGCCATGCAGACCCTCGCCCCGGTGATCCAGCAAGCCGCCGCTGACCCGGCGGGCGCCGCGGAGCTGCTCATGGCAGCAGCCCGGGCGTTCGCCGGGAACAAGGCCGCACCGTCGGATTCGAAGAACTTGGCCAACGCGGTGAACCAGTTCGCGGCGGACCCGGCGTCCGCGCACGTCCCGGCCCCCGGCGCGGTGCCGGGCGCCGAGGCCCACCTGCCCGCCGGCATCGACCCGGCGCACGCCGTCGGGCCGGTGGCCGAAGCTGCACCCGCACCGGCCCCCGAGGCGGCTCCCGCACCAGCCCCCGAGGCGGCTCCGGCACCTGCCGCAGCCCCTGCCCCCGCAGCGGCCCCTGCCCCTGCGCCCGCTCCGGCTCCGGCTCCCGACGCAACGCCGGCCGCCGCGCCGGTCACCCAGGCCGCGGCGACTGTCGCGGCTCCCGCCCCCGCCGCAGCTCCTGCTCCGGCGGCCGCTCCGGCTGCGGCCGGGGCATTCGGACCGGGCACGCCCATCACGCAGGACTTCATGTACCCGTCGATCAGCAACGGATGCCTGGCCGATGGCGGAAACGTCCTCGCGACGGCCATCTCGGTCGCCGGCCCGGCGAAGATTCCGACCCCGGGCCCCGGCCCCGGCCAGACCGCCTATGTGTTCACCGCGGTCGGCACCCCCGGCCCGGCCGCCGAGCAGAAGCTGCCGCTGAACGTCACCTGGGTCAACCTGACCACCGGCAAGTCGGGCAGCGCGACCCTCAAGCCGCAAGCCGACATCAACCCGCAGGGTCCGACGACGCTGACCGCCATCGTCGACACCGGCTCGGGCAGCATCATGTCGACGATCTTCGGTCAGGTGACGACGACCGAGAAGCAGTGCCAGTTCATGCCCACCATCGGTTCGTCGGTGGTGCCGTAA
- the typA gene encoding translational GTPase TypA: MSEQPKFRNVAIVAHVDHGKTTLVDAMLRQSGALTHRGDDAVERLMDSGDLEKEKGITILAKNTAVHRHHADGTMTVINVIDTPGHADFGGEVERGLSMVDGVVLLVDASEGPLPQTRFVLRKALAAHLPVLLVVNKTDRPDARIAEVVEESHDLLLDVASDLDEEAQAAAEKALDLPTLYASGRAGIASTTQPANGENPDGENLDPLFDVLLEHIPPPAGNPEAPLQALVTNLDASAFLGRLALVRIYNGKIKKGQQVAWMREVDGHPVITNAKITELLVTEGVERTATAEAVAGDIVAVAGMPEIMIGDTLADVEHAHALPRITVDEPAISVTIGTNSSPLAGKVSGHKLTARMVKSRLDSELVGNVSIKVVDIGRPDAWEVQGRGELALAVLVEQMRREGFEMTVGKPQVVTRQVDGKLHEPFEAMTIDCPEEFVGAITQLMAARKGRMEEMTNHAAGWVRMDFIVPSRGLIGFRTDFLTLTRGTGIANAVFDGYRPWAGEIRARHTGSLVSDRTGTVTPFAMIQLADRGQFFVEPGQDTYEGQVVGINPRAEDLDINVTREKKLTNMRSSTADVMETLARPLELGLEQAMEFCAEDECVEVTPEIVRVRKVELTASLRARAKSREKARNN, encoded by the coding sequence GTGAGTGAGCAGCCCAAATTCCGCAATGTTGCCATCGTCGCGCACGTCGACCACGGGAAGACCACGCTCGTCGACGCCATGCTGCGGCAGTCCGGTGCGTTGACGCACCGCGGCGACGACGCTGTCGAGCGACTGATGGACTCCGGTGACCTGGAGAAGGAAAAGGGCATCACCATCCTGGCCAAGAACACCGCGGTGCACCGGCACCACGCGGACGGGACCATGACGGTCATCAACGTGATCGACACCCCGGGCCACGCCGACTTCGGCGGCGAGGTCGAGCGCGGTCTGTCGATGGTCGACGGCGTGGTGCTGCTGGTCGACGCCTCCGAAGGCCCGCTGCCGCAGACCCGTTTCGTACTTCGCAAGGCGCTGGCCGCGCACCTTCCGGTGCTGCTGGTGGTCAACAAGACCGACCGGCCCGACGCCCGCATCGCCGAGGTCGTCGAAGAGAGCCACGACCTGCTGCTCGATGTCGCGTCCGACCTGGACGAGGAAGCCCAGGCGGCCGCCGAGAAGGCACTGGACCTGCCGACGCTGTACGCGTCGGGCCGGGCCGGTATTGCCTCGACCACGCAGCCCGCCAACGGCGAGAACCCCGATGGCGAGAACCTCGATCCGCTGTTCGACGTGCTGCTCGAGCACATCCCGCCGCCAGCGGGCAACCCCGAGGCCCCGCTGCAGGCGCTGGTCACCAACCTCGACGCGTCGGCCTTCCTCGGTCGTCTGGCGCTGGTCCGCATCTACAACGGCAAGATCAAGAAGGGCCAGCAGGTGGCCTGGATGCGTGAGGTCGACGGCCATCCCGTGATCACCAACGCGAAGATCACCGAACTGCTGGTCACCGAGGGCGTGGAACGCACCGCGACGGCGGAGGCGGTGGCCGGCGATATCGTGGCCGTCGCGGGCATGCCGGAGATCATGATCGGCGACACCCTGGCTGATGTTGAGCACGCGCATGCGCTGCCCCGAATCACCGTCGACGAGCCGGCCATCTCGGTGACCATCGGTACCAACAGCTCGCCGCTGGCGGGCAAGGTTTCCGGTCACAAGTTGACGGCGCGGATGGTCAAGTCCCGCTTGGATTCCGAGCTGGTCGGCAACGTGTCCATCAAGGTGGTCGACATCGGCCGGCCGGACGCCTGGGAGGTCCAGGGCCGTGGTGAGCTGGCGCTGGCCGTGCTGGTCGAGCAGATGCGCCGCGAAGGCTTCGAGATGACCGTCGGCAAGCCTCAGGTGGTCACCCGGCAGGTCGACGGCAAGCTGCACGAGCCGTTCGAGGCCATGACCATCGACTGTCCCGAAGAGTTCGTCGGCGCCATCACCCAGCTGATGGCCGCCCGCAAGGGTCGCATGGAAGAGATGACGAACCACGCCGCCGGTTGGGTCCGCATGGACTTCATCGTGCCGTCGCGTGGCCTGATCGGTTTCCGCACCGACTTCCTGACTCTGACGCGTGGCACCGGTATCGCCAACGCCGTGTTCGACGGCTACCGCCCGTGGGCCGGCGAGATCCGCGCCCGGCACACCGGGTCGCTGGTCTCCGACCGCACCGGCACGGTGACCCCGTTCGCGATGATCCAGCTGGCCGACCGCGGTCAGTTCTTCGTCGAGCCGGGCCAGGACACCTACGAGGGCCAGGTCGTGGGCATCAACCCGCGCGCCGAGGACCTGGACATCAACGTCACCCGCGAGAAGAAGCTGACGAACATGCGCTCGTCGACCGCGGACGTCATGGAGACGCTGGCGCGGCCGCTGGAGCTCGGTCTGGAGCAGGCCATGGAGTTCTGCGCGGAGGACGAGTGCGTCGAGGTGACGCCTGAGATCGTCCGCGTCCGTAAGGTCGAGCTCACCGCCAGCCTGCGTGCCCGGGCCAAGTCCCGCGAGAAGGCTCGCAACAACTAA
- a CDS encoding SDR family NAD(P)-dependent oxidoreductase — protein sequence MGQLDGKTALVTGGTSGIGLATAKRLADEGAYVFITGRDRTRLDEAAAAIGAHGVQSDISKPEELDSLAAEIAKRGQGLDIVFANAGGGDFATLADVTPQHYRDNFDRNVAGTVFTVQKTLPLLNEGASVILAGSTAASEGVPAFGLYAASKAAIRSLGRTWAAELADRKIRVNTIVPGPIETPGLTGLAPADQKQDLLDGMAAQVPMKRLGRPDEIAAAVLFLASDQSSFMTGAELAVDGGQIQL from the coding sequence ATGGGACAGCTCGACGGCAAAACGGCACTGGTCACCGGAGGGACGTCGGGCATCGGCCTGGCGACCGCGAAGCGCCTCGCTGATGAGGGTGCGTACGTCTTCATCACCGGTCGTGATCGCACTCGACTCGATGAGGCGGCCGCCGCCATCGGCGCTCACGGTGTGCAGAGCGACATCAGCAAGCCCGAAGAACTCGACAGCCTGGCCGCCGAGATCGCCAAGCGCGGCCAGGGGCTCGACATCGTCTTCGCCAATGCCGGCGGTGGCGACTTCGCCACCCTCGCCGACGTGACACCGCAGCACTACCGGGACAACTTCGACCGCAACGTGGCCGGCACGGTGTTCACCGTGCAGAAGACGCTGCCGCTGCTCAACGAGGGCGCCTCGGTCATCCTCGCCGGATCCACCGCAGCGTCCGAGGGAGTCCCCGCTTTCGGGCTGTACGCCGCGTCGAAGGCCGCGATCCGGTCACTGGGCCGGACCTGGGCCGCCGAGCTGGCCGACCGCAAAATCCGGGTCAACACCATCGTTCCGGGCCCGATCGAAACTCCAGGGCTCACCGGCCTGGCACCCGCTGATCAGAAACAGGACCTGCTCGACGGTATGGCTGCTCAGGTGCCGATGAAACGTCTGGGTCGTCCTGATGAAATCGCTGCCGCCGTGCTGTTCCTGGCCTCGGACCAGAGCAGCTTCATGACCGGCGCGGAGTTGGCTGTCGACGGCGGCCAGATTCAGCTCTAG
- the mshB gene encoding N-acetyl-1-D-myo-inositol-2-amino-2-deoxy-alpha-D-glucopyranoside deacetylase, with protein METPRLLFVHAHPDDETLTTGATIAHYASRGADVRVLTCTLGEEGEVIGSRWAQLAVDGADQLGGYRIGELTLALRELGVDQPRYLGGAGRWRDSGMEGSPGRHRQRFADADMDEAVAELVAVLRDFRPHVVVTYDPNGGYGHPDHVQAHRVTTAAVAASSGDGHPGEPWQVPKFYWTVMDGESMAEALDSLNGIELPESWLRIPASALPFDLGHRIDAVIDMPDSLPAKVAAMRAHQTQVTVEPTGRVFALSNNIALPITAREHYLLVDGTAGERDDRGVETDLLSGINLA; from the coding sequence ATGGAGACCCCACGGCTGCTGTTCGTCCATGCCCATCCGGATGACGAGACACTCACTACCGGAGCGACCATCGCGCACTACGCCTCCCGCGGCGCCGACGTACGGGTGCTCACCTGCACCTTGGGCGAAGAGGGTGAGGTCATCGGTTCCCGGTGGGCACAGTTGGCGGTCGACGGAGCTGACCAGCTGGGCGGCTACCGCATCGGTGAATTGACCTTGGCGCTAAGGGAATTGGGCGTCGACCAGCCGCGGTATCTGGGCGGGGCCGGGCGTTGGCGCGACTCCGGCATGGAAGGGAGCCCGGGGCGGCACCGCCAGCGATTCGCGGACGCCGACATGGACGAGGCGGTCGCGGAGCTGGTGGCCGTGCTGCGCGACTTCCGCCCACATGTCGTCGTCACCTACGACCCCAACGGCGGCTACGGGCACCCGGACCACGTCCAGGCCCACCGGGTGACGACGGCCGCGGTCGCCGCGTCGTCGGGTGACGGACACCCGGGCGAGCCCTGGCAGGTGCCGAAGTTCTACTGGACCGTGATGGACGGCGAGTCGATGGCCGAGGCCCTGGACTCGCTGAACGGGATCGAGCTGCCCGAGAGTTGGCTGCGGATTCCGGCCAGTGCCCTGCCGTTCGACCTCGGCCATCGCATCGACGCCGTCATCGACATGCCGGACAGCCTGCCGGCCAAGGTCGCCGCCATGCGCGCCCACCAAACGCAGGTGACGGTCGAGCCGACCGGCCGGGTCTTTGCGTTGTCCAACAACATCGCGCTGCCGATCACTGCCCGCGAGCACTACCTGTTGGTCGACGGCACGGCGGGCGAGCGCGACGACCGTGGGGTGGAAACTGACCTACTCAGCGGGATAAACCTGGCGTGA
- a CDS encoding ABC transporter family substrate-binding protein yields the protein MVVAQLPADTLNGVPTARRQLMTTGALVSVLALAACTVSPPPAPRSTETTKTVSPPPPKMNQIIMAIDWIGPGFNPHLQSDQSPVNAAISALVLPSSFRPIADPVSPSGSRWELDPSLLLSAEVTNQNPFTVTYKIRPEAQWTDNAPIAADDYWYQWRQMVSQPGVVDPAGYDLVTGVQSVDGGKTAVVTFARPYPAWRELFNNILPAHIVKDVPGGFGAGLARAMPVTGGQFRVESIDPQRDEILLARNDRYWSVPSVPDQVLFRRGGSPAALADSIRNRDTQVAQVHGGQATFAQLAAIPGVRTARIVTPRVMQLTLRAQRPGLTDSQVRKALLGLLDVGLLAAVGAGSDNTVTLAQAQVRTPSDPGYVPTAPPALDRNAAMDLLHQAGYNIEPAVAPPSLPGTPPPPGHDRLVKDGKPLELAIGVAANDPTSVAVANTAADQLRSVGIEATVLAMDPVVLYADGLERVDAIVGWRHAGGDLATVLASRYGCPGLEATAVSTTTSPAPAPQPTSTSKTVAPKPQPPTQPPPPTVTSTAPTVPLPKPLGGDQLVQAPSNLTGICDHTIQPKIDAALAGTENIADVLGELEPKLWAMETVLPILQDTTIVAAGPTVQNVSLTGAVPVGIVGDAGKWVKVP from the coding sequence ATGGTGGTCGCGCAGTTGCCAGCCGATACCCTGAACGGCGTGCCGACCGCCCGCCGCCAGCTGATGACGACTGGGGCACTGGTATCGGTCCTGGCACTGGCCGCCTGCACGGTGAGCCCGCCACCGGCGCCCCGCAGCACCGAAACGACCAAGACTGTCAGCCCACCGCCGCCCAAGATGAACCAGATCATCATGGCCATCGACTGGATCGGCCCCGGGTTCAACCCGCATCTGCAGTCCGACCAGTCGCCGGTCAACGCGGCCATCTCGGCGCTGGTCCTGCCGAGCTCGTTCCGGCCCATCGCCGATCCGGTGTCGCCGTCGGGATCGCGCTGGGAACTCGACCCGTCGTTGCTGCTGTCGGCCGAGGTGACCAATCAGAACCCATTCACGGTCACGTACAAGATCCGTCCCGAGGCGCAGTGGACCGACAACGCGCCCATCGCCGCGGACGACTACTGGTACCAGTGGCGGCAGATGGTCAGCCAGCCCGGCGTCGTCGACCCGGCCGGCTACGACCTTGTGACCGGCGTCCAGTCTGTCGACGGCGGTAAGACGGCCGTCGTGACGTTCGCCCGCCCGTACCCGGCTTGGCGGGAACTGTTCAACAACATCCTGCCCGCGCACATCGTCAAGGACGTGCCCGGCGGTTTCGGTGCCGGACTGGCGCGGGCGATGCCGGTGACGGGCGGTCAGTTCCGCGTCGAGAGCATCGATCCGCAGCGCGACGAAATCCTGTTGGCACGCAACGACCGCTACTGGAGCGTGCCGTCGGTGCCCGATCAGGTGCTGTTCCGGCGTGGGGGATCGCCTGCCGCCCTTGCTGATTCGATCCGGAACCGGGACACCCAGGTGGCCCAGGTGCATGGCGGGCAAGCGACGTTCGCGCAACTCGCGGCCATCCCCGGCGTGCGGACCGCACGAATCGTCACTCCGCGGGTCATGCAGCTGACGTTGCGGGCACAGCGGCCGGGGCTGACCGACTCCCAGGTCCGCAAGGCACTGCTCGGTCTGCTCGACGTCGGCCTGCTGGCAGCTGTCGGCGCGGGCAGCGACAACACCGTCACGCTGGCGCAGGCCCAGGTGCGGACACCGTCCGACCCTGGCTACGTGCCGACGGCGCCGCCCGCTCTGGACCGCAACGCCGCGATGGACCTGCTCCACCAGGCCGGGTACAACATCGAGCCCGCTGTCGCGCCGCCATCGCTTCCCGGCACGCCGCCGCCACCGGGTCATGATCGACTGGTCAAAGACGGCAAGCCACTGGAGCTGGCCATCGGGGTCGCCGCCAACGACCCGACCTCGGTAGCGGTGGCGAACACCGCGGCCGACCAACTGCGCAGCGTCGGGATCGAGGCCACGGTGCTGGCCATGGATCCGGTGGTGCTGTACGCGGACGGTCTGGAGCGGGTCGATGCGATCGTCGGCTGGCGCCACGCCGGTGGTGATTTGGCGACGGTGCTGGCGTCGCGGTACGGCTGCCCGGGACTGGAGGCCACTGCGGTGTCGACCACGACGTCCCCGGCTCCCGCCCCGCAGCCGACGTCGACCTCCAAAACCGTTGCGCCCAAGCCGCAGCCGCCGACTCAGCCGCCGCCGCCGACGGTTACCTCCACCGCGCCGACCGTTCCGCTGCCCAAGCCACTCGGTGGCGATCAGCTGGTGCAGGCGCCCAGTAACTTGACCGGCATCTGCGACCACACAATTCAGCCGAAGATCGATGCGGCCCTGGCCGGTACCGAGAACATCGCCGATGTGCTGGGTGAGTTGGAGCCCAAGCTCTGGGCCATGGAGACGGTGTTGCCGATCCTGCAGGACACCACGATCGTCGCCGCCGGGCCGACGGTGCAGAACGTCAGCCTCACCGGCGCCGTCCCGGTCGGGATCGTCGGCGACGCGGGCAAGTGGGTCAAGGTTCCTTGA
- a CDS encoding chloride channel protein, with product MTRRALEFGTAVLLTGLLAGVAGATTVSLLHAVEHLAYHYSYGLLLDGIGASSPVRRALAPAVGGALAGFGWWILRRRSGVPSLSATIAGKKPMQHLPMAADAALQVVAVGSGASLGRETAPRQLAAVLSSYGTTWLGRLTASTMGTLTARDREILLSCAAGAGLGAVYSVPLGGAFFAARVMMGSWHPRVVGTALLTSSLAVAVSRPVTHFERNLVWPNPALSYQFTMLAVAIAPLAVVVGLTFNRLVSLAGPKPQLTSWVLIPGVALAGLVTGICSIYRPELPGNGRSVLVVAVGSNLTLAAAVVILLLKPLLTALYLRLGAVGGLITPALATGAAAGTVATLALNSLAHTNLHVAAVALTCAAGVLAITQRAPAFAALFVWELAHPPVWLLLVFAVAAFSSHGIRLLREQSTARASERPKRLWPSTFR from the coding sequence GTGACGCGACGTGCGCTGGAGTTCGGCACTGCGGTGCTGCTTACCGGCCTGCTCGCCGGCGTCGCCGGAGCGACGACGGTCTCGCTGCTGCACGCTGTCGAACACCTCGCCTACCACTATTCGTACGGCCTGTTGCTCGACGGCATCGGTGCCAGCTCGCCGGTCCGCCGCGCGCTGGCCCCGGCCGTCGGCGGGGCGCTGGCCGGATTCGGTTGGTGGATCTTGCGCCGACGCAGCGGCGTCCCGTCGCTGTCGGCGACCATCGCCGGGAAGAAGCCCATGCAGCATCTGCCCATGGCGGCCGACGCGGCATTGCAGGTCGTGGCTGTCGGATCGGGCGCCTCGCTCGGCCGGGAAACGGCGCCACGTCAATTGGCCGCGGTCCTCAGTAGTTACGGCACGACCTGGCTCGGCCGGCTCACCGCGTCGACCATGGGTACGCTGACCGCCCGCGACCGCGAGATTCTGCTCTCTTGCGCCGCGGGTGCCGGCCTGGGCGCGGTGTACAGCGTGCCGCTGGGCGGGGCCTTCTTCGCCGCCCGCGTCATGATGGGCAGCTGGCACCCGAGGGTTGTCGGCACAGCGCTCCTCACCTCAAGCCTCGCAGTCGCGGTGTCGCGCCCCGTCACCCACTTCGAGCGCAATCTCGTGTGGCCCAATCCGGCACTGTCGTACCAGTTCACCATGCTGGCGGTGGCCATCGCTCCGTTGGCGGTGGTCGTCGGCTTGACCTTCAACCGGCTCGTGTCGCTCGCCGGACCCAAGCCGCAACTGACCTCGTGGGTGCTGATCCCCGGGGTCGCACTGGCCGGGCTGGTCACCGGTATCTGCTCGATCTACCGCCCCGAACTTCCGGGCAATGGGCGTAGCGTCCTGGTCGTCGCCGTCGGCTCCAATCTCACCCTCGCCGCCGCGGTCGTCATCCTGCTGCTCAAACCGCTCCTGACCGCGTTGTATCTGCGGTTGGGCGCGGTCGGCGGCCTGATCACCCCGGCCCTGGCGACCGGCGCGGCCGCGGGAACCGTTGCCACGCTTGCTCTCAACAGCCTTGCCCACACCAACCTGCATGTGGCGGCGGTGGCCCTGACCTGTGCTGCGGGCGTGCTGGCGATAACGCAACGCGCACCGGCATTCGCGGCACTCTTCGTCTGGGAGCTGGCCCATCCGCCAGTCTGGTTGCTCCTGGTTTTCGCGGTGGCCGCCTTCTCTTCGCACGGCATCCGGCTGCTGCGAGAGCAGTCGACGGCCCGGGCGTCCGAACGGCCGAAACGGCTGTGGCCCTCCACCTTCCGGTAG
- a CDS encoding (deoxy)nucleoside triphosphate pyrophosphohydrolase → MTDVIVVAGALMADTKLLVAQRNRPPELAGLWELPGGKVAPGETDEQALARELHEELGVIVTVGKQVGDDVPLSDTVTLRAYRVSTDDAPHAHDHHAVRWVTAAELDDLPWVPADRAWLVELKAALAQ, encoded by the coding sequence CTGACCGACGTGATCGTCGTCGCGGGCGCCCTTATGGCAGACACCAAACTGCTGGTCGCTCAGCGCAATCGGCCGCCCGAGCTCGCCGGCCTCTGGGAGCTGCCCGGCGGAAAAGTCGCGCCGGGGGAGACGGACGAACAGGCGCTGGCCCGCGAACTCCACGAAGAACTCGGGGTCATCGTGACCGTCGGGAAACAGGTGGGCGACGACGTGCCGTTGTCCGACACCGTCACGTTGCGGGCGTACCGGGTATCGACCGACGACGCGCCCCACGCCCATGACCACCACGCCGTGCGTTGGGTGACCGCGGCCGAACTCGATGACCTGCCGTGGGTGCCTGCGGACCGCGCGTGGCTGGTCGAGCTGAAGGCCGCGCTGGCTCAGTAG